A region of the Penicillium psychrofluorescens genome assembly, chromosome: 6 genome:
cTTGCTAACTCAGTTCCTAGCCGTCAAATCCGCCCGCCAATCTATTCACTCAAGCAGTCCAAACTTCGCAAGAGACGAGTGATTCGGTTTGCCATCCTCTACTTCGTGATGCTTGTCGTGTTCCTCATTGTCATTGTGGCCCCTCTTGTCTTGGGCCGCATGGACGCGACCAAACAATTCCTCCTATCACTGCAGGCATCCGTTGGCATGAAGGCCTCCCACGTTTTGGGTAATCATCCACTGGGGCTTCTGCAGCCCCTAGACTCCGGTCTTAATGATACCGTGTCTTATTACACCGGCAGCGGCCTTCCGGACGGGTTCAAGTCGTCATCCGTGCCGTCGTCATGGCCCACAATGCCTAACGATCCATTCACCGTCTTGCGTGTGTGATCATGATGCACTTCGCGTTCCCGTGCAACTCACGTGGAATGTTCTGTACAAAGTTATTCTGTTTTTAAAGTCTGCTGCATCCCTTGAAGTTCCCGGCGCCCAACATCTTGATCTTAATGAATGGCTTCCGTCTGGTTTTGTGTGGAATAACTGTATGCGCGGAGTGGTTGCGTGCTGTCATCATCCTCTCTCACCTTCGTTTCATGTTTCATTTcgcttgtttttctttcccccagACCTACCAGAATTGAAATCGCATTGCTTCTATACATGTCAACACCGGTGTTCTTTCGTAGTGGTCCTTTTTCCCTTGTAACTAGCTGGCTATAGTAGATGCACAGTAATCTCCGATCCTGTCACGTGACGGTACACCGTTGCATCTCGATCGGAGCACcattccaccacctcctcccGCACTCTCTGCTACTCGATTCTTCCCACACTCGACGTGCTCAACACCTGTGTGGACCGCTTCTGGAGCGTACAGTTGCGCCACACGCGCCTGAAAACCTCATCCGACATGGACCTGCACGAGACCCAGCGTCTCCTTTCCGAGTACCTGCAGGAACTCGCCAGCCTCTTCCATCGCGTTCCCGGGTCTGCCATTTTCCTCCGCTACGTGAAATCCAGCTACCAGGATGATCCAATTCGGTCAGCCGTGGAATTGTTCCTGTTCCTCTTCGCCGTCCGCTATCTGCTGGCCCCGAAATACTCCACCAAACCTGGCGTCGTGCCCTTGTccgatgatgagattgacgACTTGGTGGACGACTGGGCCCCGGAACCCTTGGTCGGCGAACCAACGGCCTTAGATGAGATGGAGGTTGAGAAACGCGTGGTTATTGTGGGGTAAGCagttctttttctctttctaACGCTCTCGTTAGAAGGAAGCGTTTGCTAACAACGGATTTGCAGCCCCGTCGGACCCAAATCCAAGCTGTCCAACGGCCGCACCGTCACCAATCTCGGGTCCTTCAATTTCTACAACTTCAACACGAACGAAGCCCTCAAGGAAAAAGCAATCCAGACTCTACGGAACTACGGCGTGGGCGCCTGCGGTCCCCGCGGTTTCTACGGTAATCAGGACGTCCATATGAAGACAGAGGCAGATGTGGCGTCGCACCTCGGCACTGCCGCGTGCATCATCTACTCCCAAGCTTTTTCGACCATCTCCAGCGTGATCCCCTCGTTCTCAAAGCGAGGTGATATCATCGTCGCCGATAAGGGGGTCAACTTTGCTATTCGGAAGGGTATCCAGATCTCACGGAGTATGGTGCGTTGGTATGAGCATAATGATATGGACGATCTGGAGCGGGTGCTCGCCAAGGTTACTAAGGAGCAGGCGCGGAAGCCTCTTACTCGGAGATTCATTATTACGGAGGGTCTTTTCGAGTCTTATGGTGATAAGGCGGATCTGCCCAAGATTGTATGTGATGTCGTGATTCTGTGGCAGTtgttgatggatggatgctgaccttttgatttttttttttgggacAGATTGAATTGAAGCTCAAGTACAAGTTCCGCCTGATTCTGGATGAGACAT
Encoded here:
- a CDS encoding uncharacterized protein (ID:PFLUO_008734-T1.cds;~source:funannotate); amino-acid sequence: MDLHETQRLLSEYLQELASLFHRVPGSAIFLRYVKSSYQDDPIRSAVELFLFLFAVRYLLAPKYSTKPGVVPLSDDEIDDLVDDWAPEPLVGEPTALDEMEVEKRVVIVGPVGPKSKLSNGRTVTNLGSFNFYNFNTNEALKEKAIQTLRNYGVGACGPRGFYGNQDVHMKTEADVASHLGTAACIIYSQAFSTISSVIPSFSKRGDIIVADKGVNFAIRKGIQISRSMVRWYEHNDMDDLERVLAKVTKEQARKPLTRRFIITEGLFESYGDKADLPKIIELKLKYKFRLILDETWSFGVLGRTGRGITEHQNVDAAEVDMIVGSLAGPLVAGGGFCAGSEEIVHHQRISAAAYTFSAALPALLSTTASATVNILQNSPELISQLRDLVKAMRAQLDPRSDWVYCTSAPENPLVILVLKPEVVAGKRLSVEDQQFLLQDVVDECLANGILISRLKMLDDGIQPKQIVPPALKVCVTTGLTKKEIEKAGTIVRHAITKVMTKRK